A stretch of Pogona vitticeps strain Pit_001003342236 chromosome 5, PviZW2.1, whole genome shotgun sequence DNA encodes these proteins:
- the LOC110079815 gene encoding homeobox protein not2 yields MLGTSLAGPGPASRPDPPPPPSSSSSSSSSCLPPKTRRRFDIESLLAPPEAPRRSPPGPVAWAALAAASPAPGRFGYAAELLPFPAVFLMEPPPPLPPPEGGPPAALFSVPFGPCARPGCRRPGLDFSHCAAAGSSGGGLSWRSGVPCKIKRVRTVFTPEQLERLEKEFLKQQYMVGTERVDLAATLHLTETQVKVWFQNRRIKWRKQSLEQKAAKLSHFGTPRPDPSRQDKEEEEEVEVAV; encoded by the exons ATGCTGGGCACCTCGCTGGCCGGCCCGGGCCCGGCGTCCCGCCCTGACCCGCCAccgccgccttcctcctcctcctcctcctcctcctcctgcctcccgcCGAAGACCAGGCGCCGCTTCGACATCGAGTCCCTGCTGGCCCCGCCCGAGGCGCCCCGTCGGAGCCCGCCGGGTCCCGTCGCTTGGGCCGCCCTGGCCGCCGCCTCGCCGGCCCCGGGGCGCTTCGGCTACGCGGCGGAGCTGCTGCCCTTCCCCGCCGTCTTCCTGATGGAGCCGCCCCCGCCGTTGCCGCCGCCCGAGGGAGGGCCGCCGGCCGCGCTCTTCTCGGTGCCGTTTGGTCCCTGCGCCCGGCCCGGCTGCCGAAGGCCAG GCCTGGACTTCTCCCACTGTGCTGCCGCTGGCTCCTCAGGGGGGGGCCTTTCGTGGCGATCTGGGGTCCCCTGCAAGATTAAGAGGGTCCGCACCGTTTTCACTCCGGAGCAGCTGGAGCGCTTGGAGAAAGAGTTCCTCAAGCAGCAATACATGGTGGGCACAGAGCGGGTGGACCTGGCGGCCACCCTGCACCTCACAGAGACCCAG GTGAAGGTCTGGTTCCAGAACAGGCGGATCAAGTGGCGAAAACAGAGCTTGGAGCAGAAGGCGGCCAAGCTCTCGCACTTTGGGACCCCACGGCCGGACCCTTCCAggcaggacaaggaggaggaggaggaggtggaggtggcggtCTAG